One segment of Cynocephalus volans isolate mCynVol1 chromosome 8, mCynVol1.pri, whole genome shotgun sequence DNA contains the following:
- the LOC134383238 gene encoding large ribosomal subunit protein eL39-like, whose translation HETFRITQFLAMKQKQNQPTPQWIQMTTCNKIRSNSKRRHWRRTKLGL comes from the coding sequence CACGAGACTTTCAGGATCACGCAATTCCTGGccatgaaacaaaagcaaaatcagCCCACTCCCCAGTGGATTCAGATGACAACTTGTAATAAAATCAGGTCCAACTCCAAAAGGAGACACTGGAGAAGAACCAAGCTGGGTTTATAA